Within the Naumovozyma castellii chromosome 1, complete genome genome, the region CTGATCCAGATCACATTGAAAATGTAAAGCTACTTTGGGAATTAtgtgaaaaaaatggatttaTTTATCAGGGAACTCATAATGGCTGGTATTCCATCTCTGATGAAACTTTCTATCCCGAAACCAAAGTAATTAAAGATCCCAAAAATAAAGGGAAATATATTAACACAGAAAGTAACAATGAAGTTATCTATCAATCTGAAGTtaattatttcttcaaattgtcACAATTCAGGAATAAATTAATAGATCACATCTCTAATAACGAAGCCTTTATTTATCCCGCTTCCAAAAGGACAGAgatattaaatgaattgaaaaacacTGATTTGTCACAGgatttatcaatatcacGACCTTCTTCAAGATTAAAATGGGGCATTGAAGTTCCTGGTGATTCAACTCAAAGAATATACGTATGGTTTGATGCTCTTTGCAATTATGTAACTTCCATTGGTGGGATTCAATCAGTTATTAGGGAAGCCCCATTAAATCAGACACCTTTACAACACAAGATTAATAATTCAACGATAACTCCAAACCAATGGTGGTGCAATACTACACATCtaattggaaaagatatCGCCAGGTTCCATTGTATATATTGGCCTAGTTTTCTCATGGCTGCAGGATTGCCGTTGCCAAAACAAGTTGTGGTTCATAATCATTGGTTATGTAATGGTGTTAAAATGTCAAAGAGTTTAGGTAATGTAGTGGATCCCATTGAAATGGCAGATAAATATGGTGCTGACGTCGTTAGATGGTTCTTATTAGAAAATTCAAAGCTGGACGAAGATGGTGATTTCCAAGAGGATAAAGTTAAATCACTAAGAGGGTTACTCGTTTCTAAATGGGGGaatttaattaatagaTGTTGTGCTAAAAAATTTAGTATAAATAGAGCTGTCAACGAGTTTAATTCTGAGGGACAGTACAATTTGAGTGACAAGGATTTTATTAATTCGTTATTTGAGAATTCTGAGACAAATATATCAACCGACATAACCAAATTGATTACTGAACTAAATGATCTACCCCAGTTcatgaatgaaaaaattgaacatTTTCACCCAGGTCTATTTCTGAGGAAGTGCTGGTCAATAATTAACGATGCCAACACCTTAATGCAGAATGGGACTCCGTGGAACAAGAATGGCCTACAACAGGATGCTTTAATATTTGTGTGTATGGAAGTATCGCGTATTCTGGCAATTCTATGCCAACCAATGGCGCCAGAGTTAACTCATAATCTTTTAGACTTTATGAATGTTGATAAGGATAAAAGAACTCTTCAATATGCACGCATCGGTTTTGACCAAACATACGGAAAGAGTTGTAATACACTGAATAAAGGTGTTCCCATAGCAAGAACCTTGAATAGTGAGGCATAAGTTCCCTCTTTGTTGGCATGAAACATATTCTCGAACTTATAAATAGTTTCCTGTAAATAAGCATGTTTTATAGTTTAAACAAGACTTTTGAACaacaatatatttgttTTCTGTTCATAATTACTTGTATATGATTATGCAGGTTtgtatataaatatatgcAGTATGCTCTCCCGATGAATCGGCAGATCATTATATGTTATGGCACACTAGCACTCTTTTCGTCGTCATCGTAGTCTGAGGTTCCCAATGAATCTAAAGGATCATGCTCGATGAATTTCTCTAAAGCTCTATATTGCCATGGAACATTGCCAATATCTTCAGCATTCTCCTCAGTTACAGTGATACTACGCTTAATTTGTTCCAGTTGTTTAGAGTTCTTAATCTTGACACGTTGACGTCGATATTCTAAACTTTCTGGCGAATGTCCGATACTCATTCCAACCTTTACAAGAGTTTCAATTCCTTCGAGagaattcttcaacaagTCTGAATCAAATATAACACTTTTCGAGGgaacaacaagaataaTGGTAGAACCACCAAATTTAAAGTAACCGACCTCTTGACCACGTTTAACCACGTCCCCTTCGTTAAGGGTCAGGACAATTGACCCGACCATCATTGCACCAACTGCAATCAAAAGCAAGGTTCCAAATTGGGGCGTTTTAATAGGAATAATAACTCGTACGTTTTCTCCAAAAACATCCAGACTACTCCGAACAGCCATTGGGTTAACTGTATAGTATTCACCTTCAATATAAATAggttttccaatttttccattGCATGGAGAATGAAACCTGTGATAATCCTGTGGTGCCAATCTAAATATCCCTAAGCTACAAGACTTATCATTGAATACTTCTGAATGGAAGCCCCTTGTCAATCGAGATATAGAAAACTTATCCCCTTTAACCCAGATCTCTTTGGATTTATGAACACTTGAAAACATCGCACATCTTGAATCTGCTGGCGATACTAGTACGGTATCATTGTCACCTTCAGGTGTTCTACTTCCAGCTTTCAGTTTTCgataaaaaaattcattgaatgtCTTGaattcaacttcttcacATTGTGAGAGATCCAACGAATGAAACTTAATGAACGGCTCTATATTTTTGATTGAAGATGGACTATCGAATTTCTTTCCCTGACGCACAGACATTGTCTTCAAAAGGTTCTTGAACTTCTTGGATTCAGTACCCTTACCGTTGTAGATTACACGCATACCCAATTTAACATGAGCACtaatcttttcatcaataattaCACCTGTGTCTCTATCTTCCACCAATATATTAGCATTATTAGAGCCCAACACATAATTACCATAGGTTAACTTTATCAACATCTTTGAGAACCATCGTTTTGAGGCAAATGCAGTAGACACGTACGATACTTTTCTAAGTTTATGATTACCTGAGAATGTACATATGGCAAAATGTGTTATAAGATCATTTTCTAATACCAATTTGGAGTTTCGAGAAGGTCTCGTTGCCTTACAAGACTTCAAACATCTTGGACATCGCCAGACGTTTCTAAAGTCGATTGATTTGTTCCAACTCTGGAGACCCTCAATCAACTGTTGCCTTGTTATAGTATCACCAGTCCATGCCACCTTTCCAAAATGTTTAAAGAAATCTACGGCATCTTGATCTGTAAATGAGCCTAGTCTTTcgaaaaacaaaattaactcaataatatcaaatgtttctttctttgcACCATTTGGAACCGACTTCTGCCAAAAGTTCTCTTTTAGTTGATTATAGGGTACAAACTGCATTTCTATAGTGAGCACCGCTTCCTTCCTATCTTTAGGTGCAGAATCACTTGTAATTTTCAGGGGTAACTTATACGTTTTCCAAGTACATGCATCGCCTTGTTCTTTCATCATATCTATCCATGACAAAGTACACTCTGCTACTTCATCGTTATAAGAAAACGAATCTTTATCCATtactttgaaataaaacCCATGATTTGTCTCTGTGGGATATACTTCAAATGCAGCATACTCGTTAAATGTAGGATTCAAAACATGCTTCTTACACGATGTTTTGAACACTCTTCTGCCAAATGTTGTTATCAGAAATGGATCCATTATATACGTGGTTCTTGATATCTTATTTTTCATAGGCGGCAggttttcaatattatcgAATTTAATGTACAATACACCAGATGCATGTAttctttttgaaatatgaaaattCATACTTGGATGATGACTCGAGATTGACATGGACCTTTTAGCTTTTTTCATTCTGgttcttttttttaaatGCAGTAAGGTGTTTCCAATAGAATCAAAACTAATATCTGTAGTATCTTCCatctcttcatcatctgttCCTTCAGAAAAATTGTTAAACGATTCATATATGTTACCGACACCCTCCGTCGCcgaattggaagaatttggaGTCACGACATCATACTCGTCTAACACTGTGACCATCGATTGTAAATCAAAACCTTTCTCTTTAATATCGAATAGATCatcttttgtaatttcgTCATTTTCCTCTAAATTAAGGTCGATGGCAtcttcaccatcatcaatatttttaagaTCATTGTTAGAGCTTACCACAGATAAGATGTCATATTCGACAtccaaatcttcttcatctacaATTAAGTCTGGATGAGAAGTAATGCTAACAAcatctgaagaagaagatgagtCAGTTCTAGAACCAGCGAGGTCGCTTTCAGAAACCACTTTTCTCGCATCATTATTTACAAGTTCAGAAAGTTTGGGATTCACCAAGGAGGTTTGCGACGATGTTACATCATGCATatactttttattttcaagattattctctaattgatttttccattcgttaaaagattgaaataCGGGtatttttttggaattggaCTCCAATTTGAAACCCAACTGTATTTCTCCAATCCTATCATTAGCCATTGCcgtttttctttttctatCATAGACAGGATACCATGCTGGATGGACATCAAAATTATAGCTTGTAGTTGtatctttcttcttgaaaatatcaaaaaatgaCAATCGGACTTCTCCAAGGTATAAATAGTTATTAGTCTTCgatgaatttaattcttcctgatcatcaaaattatatCGATTTCTAAAGCTTGGAGAATCCCAACCACTAGGTGAAGGTGAGCCATTACTAGaattgtaaatatttttcacaCGTCCACTTCCTGACGGTGATGTCATTGTGTTTAGCGAAGCAGCACTAATTGACGGCGAGTTTAAAGCCATCGATGTAGCAGTTGCTGAAGTACTATGCGAATAGGGAGCCATTGTAGGCAATGCATCATATATTACAACTCGTAACCATTCAGATTTAGGATTTTTTGgcaatttcaatttcaatatttggtTCCACTTTGTattagaatttttcaatttatttgtCTTATTATGATAATATGTATTTGTAGTTACAAAACATATAGGATTACAATCGAATTTATTTATCACATCAATATTCTGCGCTTGTATGACATCAATTTTCAAAGTAAGGTTTGCATTATCTGATTGATGCTTCCCTCGATGCCCAATAAATCGCATTGTCTCTTAATGTGAGTAACCTCGAGGTTATCTTACGTATAATGAACCCAAAAAATCACTTTCCAAACAGGAGATCTCTCGACCTTTATCCTCTATACTTTAAAATGCTCACACTTCTATAATCATaggatattattttttgcaTCTTGGCTGAGTTTTGTTTACATTTTGGGATAATGGACCCAGAAAAACTTTTTTACCCTAATTATGGGTTAccataaatatttttgcTCAAAATAACccttttattttgtttttatcCCCTaaagaattttcaatatagTACCAACCCTAAagatttttttaaaatggattttttaaattctaCATTTAGAAAAAAAGGATAGCTCGATGAACTGAACTTCATATAATTCAGTTTAAGGAATGGTTAAAGTAGAACTATTAATTATCAATCGCTAAAGTGCATTCAATTCTATTATATTGATTAACCAATAGTCTTTTTTATCGTTTAATCAAGGCAACGAGAACTAGCTAGTGATAGACAGacatattttattataatttACAATGGGTAAAAGATTTTCAGAGTCCGCCGCAAAGAAGGCAGCTGGTATGGCTAAGAAGAGAGAGAATGAAAGGATTAAAGAACGAGCCCAAAGAGAACGAGATGAAGCCGAAGAAGCTGCCAAATGGAGTCAAGGTACAAGTAAGAGAAGtgagaagaaaatactagaagaacaaaagagacaggaaaaattaaaggCCAAACAAGAACGTGAAGCTTTATTAGCTGCTGAAGAAGCCGAGCTCGGTTCGAAAGGAAAAGGCAAGAAGAAGTAAGACGCATTTGACTGCTGTTTGCACATATTATCTATCATTTTGTGTTCTAATCCTTTAAACCTCAATCCTTTAATGACAACCAAATTGAAtctatttcaaaatttatcTCTCAAGAACTCTCTAATAATGCATCAATAAAAGAgttatatttaaatttgtatgtaatatatttatatacTTTAATACTATCATCACAACCACAAACCGTATTTACTGCTATACATATCTTTCTATAGATTTATATATAGAAACACATAGTGTGACCTATTTACTGATAGAATCGTAACTTAAATGCACGGATTACTACAATGAGCTTTACTCTTAATATATTGCCATTTCTATacaataagaaaaaaatagtAAAGAAAAGTGCCTCTCAAATTATAGCTTGATTACTACGTTAGTTgacaaaaaaaatgaaaggTCGTAAGTAGCTCAGAGGCTCTTATTTTTAGACTAAGATGGTACTTTGATGAATACGATATGGATCTATTTGGTCGTTAACATTACATACGTATATTACTGTGACAAGGACTGCTTATATAATCCGGACattaaaaattcaatttgaatgaaatctTGATCAAATATCTCGATGGAATGCCAACATCAAGTTTGAAATCTTAGAAGAAGAGAGGCAAATGGTCGGTGAAGTTTACATCTCAAATGGATTAAGGAAGATACGGCCATATTATAGTACGAGATCATCATATGCGAAGGGACGTTGGTTAGGAAAACCCTTATTAGAAATTCTTGCAAACGAGTTTAGAGCACATTCAAAAGAGTATTACTTAAATCAGATAAACTTGGGCCATTATAGACTTCTCAGGGATGGATGTACTTTAGAACCTTGCCAAGTATTGAATACTCTTATcgaaaataaagatataATGGTATCAATGTCTCATAAACATGAAGCACCTGTGAAGCAATGGTGTGAGTTGGAAATGGAAAATCAGGACCTACCCAATAGAGTTGCAGGGTTTGAGATTATCTATGAAGATCAAGATATATTAGTTATTAATAAACCAGCGGGAATTCCCGTCCATCCGACAGGTCAATTCTATCAGAATACGATAActgaaatattaaaacTCCATGGGAAGATTGCCCTACCTTGTTATAGACTAGATAAAATAACTTCTGGTCTCTTAATTATGGCTAAGAATGCTCAAACTGCTGGTAAAATACAAGAGAGAATACGATCAAGAGATATGACGAAATTGTATTTAGCGAGAATCCAAGGCAAGTTTCCCAAGCTAGTCGATAATCCTCTTGAACCAATCGTTCCTTTCACTGATCCATCTTTGGTTACCGAAGTAGAATCTGACATCTATACAATTGAAcctaaaaaaaaatttcctACAGGTTTATCGCCGTCGAGAACTGCAAAGACCTTGTTTTATCCTATATCCTACTTTCCAATGGATAATTCCAGTTTAGTTGCATGTCGGCCATTGACCGGTCGAACACATCAAATCAGAATACATTTGGCAAGATTAGGGTACCCGATCGTAAATGACACATTATACAATAAGACAAAAGTGAAGTATCCGAAGAGATTGGAATTTATGATACAACATCAGAATTGGGAAAATTCTGGTTTGACGGAGAATAAGTTGGCGGAAGAATTTTTAAACTTGATAGCAGAATCCAATGAGGTTTTCGCCAATAAGAAACGACAGACTGTGCATTACAAAAAATGTGAAGAATGTGGAAGTTTAGAAATGGATGACCCGTTaactgaagaattggaGTTGTGGCTGCATTCGTGGAAATACCATGATCATCAGAATACATTCTCATATGAAACAGACTTTCCATCATGGGCACGATCAACGTAGATTTTTATAAATTAGCTAGCGTGTAATTTTTTACAGTCATACAATTTGGTAATGCACAACCAACACCATTTTGGCTAGAAGTTGATACTGATCCTctttaaatgtttcaagGTCTATTGGTATTAGATACACTTTAGTGACGTTGCGGGTAACgctttgaaattttagCAGCCTTAAAATGCAACTAATAACGTAACGTTGAAATTGGCAACAGCATCGGCGTTGCAAGGTGAGCACATCAAGAAGGAGAAGCTAATCGATTATGAGTTTGTATGTTATCATTGTACGATGTAAAATgcataatttatttatgcGAAAGAAACCCTGACAATTTTTACTAACATAGGAATCAGTTATACTGTTGTCGCTGTCTTTATTGTGGTTGCAGCATTATCCGCAGGTTTCTGGGTCGTAGCACCTAAGAAGGACCAAACGTATGTTAATTTTTATGAAAAACCTTAGATTTGAGTTAGCTTGCCCCTATGATACTAACTATTCATTTGTTGGACTATTTCCATGATCCTgcaatttatttttttcatgaAGTGTCTGGAGAAGTACTGTCATCTTATCCCTTGCCATGATGTTTTTAATGTGGGCTATAACGTATCTGTGTCAGCTACATCCATTAGTGGTACCTCGTCGCTCTGACCTAAGACCAGAGTTTGCCGAATAGAGAGCGAATTGTATTAAAACAATTTAAGAAACACTCCAAGGGACAAATCGAAGAAATAAATAGCTAATGTGAATTAATATACTTGACGACATTTATGATAGAGATCGTTGTTAGTAAATAACCATGCTGAACTATAATCAAGTAGgaacatttttattaattaagaataagaccatttttgtttaaataCCTTCCCCAActatataataataagaagtataaaaaattaagttCGATTATATATGTTATTATAATAGTTTACTATATATCCGACCAAAGATTTACGTGGAGAAATTGTTTATCAGTAGggtttttattttattatgCACCTAATTTGTTTAAGAGCGCCGCTGCACCTTTCGTTTCTGCTAACTCCTCTAATAAAGGTAGTTGCAATCAAAGAAAGTGTTAAGAGTCGCTTATATATGGCATTTTACCAACAATCGAATGGACCTTCCTTACTAGAGTCTAAGGGATTACAACGGATCCTTCGAAGGGTCCGATTTATTATTGAGAACGTGTTTCTTCGGACAAGTGCAATCACAACAGCATCACTGAAGAAACTTGAATTACTCTATGGAATACCATTGCTTTTGCTATTGAAAGAATGGCAACAGAGAATTAACACCGAAGAATGGCTTCGACAATTGCACTCCATCAGAAATACGCTTAGAATAAAGTCACTAGTCCAAATATACACTAAACACGGAAAATCTATAATTCAAACAATCATCTCATTATGTGGTAAGATTCCGACCTGGGCAATCACTtatattggaattgaatCCATCTGTCGACATATCCTCCCAAGATTAGAAGGTTTCTCTAAGCTTCTGGGTGAGCATCATCCAAACCGTATCATGCAATTACTCCTATGTCTTACATTAGTGCTACTTTACAGAAAACAGAAATATGTCCCCATTTTTATAAGAAGAATGTTTTTTGGGAAAAGGAGACTACTTACAGATTTCTTAATGATTTACTCAATAAAGAATCTACTCTGCTTGCCAAAtacattgaagaagatcttTAAAGTTGGTAGCACTGATAATGAGTCCCCATCTACTTCTATGAACCGTCaatctttattttattataaacTGAATGAAATCGAAAGACCATCCAATTTAACGACAACAATTCAACCACAtgttgataaattgaatgagATTTATGAACTGAGGTCACAAAACTATCGATCATCATCACATATACTTGACGTGCTATTAAACTCCCACGTGATACGCAACATCGTACCCTCAATGAAATGGGCCCTTTGGAGAAGGCTTTTAGTATATGTCGTTAATCTTAATAGTCAACCGTTGTATTGTGCGAAAAAACCGACCAACAATTATAGACAATACAATAAACTAATGGAATCAAGCGCATTGATGCTAGGGTTCTTTTTTTTAGATAGAGATAATTCAATGGTAATAAAACCTGAATTTCTAAAAAAACTATTTCAATTAGCTATGAATGCCTATCTCGatgtttcaattcttgATATATTTCCAGCCATCCAGATCAGTTAACCGCTGCTGGAATTGGTACATTAGCGTTAGACAttgtttttaatttatttattaaaaaaagtgtgtaataatatatgtatatCAATTAATACAAGTGATACATTAATGTATTTGTAAATACCCGGagttttcttttattaatgACTAATTGGATTCTATCAAGATGGCCCCTATGCTCCTGGTGCATCCGTCTTACCCTTCAATCTttgtaatatttctttaaactTCGACCTGTCTCTACCGGCAACAGAATCAGCATCTTCCgtattaattaattgtaAGACACGATCCCACGTTGTGTTGTCCtgttgaaaaaattgatctCTTTCTTTCAAGAATTCTTCAGCTTCCTTTTGGGTTACTTCGATTTGTTGCTCTTTCTTCCTATTATAGTCTTCATAGAAGTTATCAATATGTTTCACAGCTTCATCTTGCAATTCTCCCTTGGCCTTTTCATTGGCTTCATCTAGCTtcttgatttcttcaacacGACGTTCTCTCCATTCAGTGACAGCTTCTGATGGGGCAGCATTTGCTGATTCTTGAGCATTGCTTTGCATTTCGTAAAACTCGTCGTTATGTTCAGGAACACCATTACTTTGTACATCATGAATATCAGGATATtggttttcaaattgtttaatCTCTTCTTTAGCCTCGACAGGCTCATCGAATAGTTCAGCATCCTGTTCAGTGGCAAATTCATTACCTAGAGCAGCAGCTTCTCTTTGCAAGAAATCAGTTCCCTCTTGTTCCACGTCCACGTTTAGGGAATCGTCctccttttcattttctagTGGTGGAAATTTCTCAGACATCTTAATTGAGGTAAATTTACTGATCTATGTGGTTCCTTAGTGACTCTAAACAGTGTGATCTGACTGGTCCTTTAAGGTGCCGTCTTGTatgtattgaaattgaaattcttgtCTGTTGGCCCctttcatcatccaaaaAACACAACACCCGTCCAACGTGACAACAATACAGGTAGTTTAATAAAACTACATATCTATTTATCTATTTATTGTATAAGGATGGATGCCCCCAGCCCTACTTCAATTAGCTCATTAGATTTCAAATCGAGGACTTTTAATCCGGCTAAAGTGGAATAATACCCCGACATTATCCCAATGAATCTCAAATCGACAAAATATGATTCATTCGGTCCAACAATAGGAATCTTGTAATCATTCGATAGTAGAATGATTCCCTCTGTAATCTTGCTAAACTTCTTACGCAATTGAAATTGCTTCTCAAGGGATAAGGATGCGTTAGTGGGCGTCTTGTTATTGTAATATACCACTAGATCTagtgatgaagaggaggaaTTTATAATTTGAAGTCTCAATGTAAATTTCTCACCCTTCGTCACTTTTAAATtgttatttaaaaatttaaactTCACATTGTTCAATTGGTTGTTCACTAATGATGTTGTAGATGTTGAACTTTGAACACTGAATCtggatgatgataaacCATAGAATTTTGGGATCGACAAGAAGGACGTCGAAGCGGCATTGCTATTATTAGTTACTGGCGAGGTGGACGATGGTAGTGTTGGGACctgtttcttcaatgtcaCTTCCGTTTCCCATCGTGTTATTACTGGGATGATAGGTTGATTTGTATCCTTTGGAAATCGAAGTTCGTAGATCAAGGATATTCTGACTCGATGAGGCGGATTGAGAGGTGATATTATCGGTAATTTAAAACATATGTTAAAGCTATCATGTAAATAGGATGCAAAGGGGAGTTTCAAGGGACATAATGGATCTACCCTAATGTGAGATTTgttatcaattaattcataaataacatctttgaagaataagTTCATTGAACTCTTTTGAGAactaaaatatttctcatGCAGTTGTGTGGACATCTTTGAAGTTTGGAAATCAAGTGATGATAAAATGCAATTTTGAGATTTTATAGAAGTATTTCTTAATCTCATATTTAACAGCGAAAATATTGGATATTCTAATTCTTTCGTTAGGTCCTCCTGTTCCTGAATCGTGGACTTGACATTATCAGATGATTCCTGAGGTTTGGGTTTAGGTTCCTGTGCAGTTTTGTTTGTTCGTGATGACGGTGTGGTTATAGGCCAAGAGTATATGGGTTCAAAGCTCGATAATAtgtcatcttcatctgCTAAATATTGTATCGGACTATCCTCCTTATATGTTTCACCATTATCTTTGGCACTGGCAGAATATCTAACGATAAATCTGATATAATTATTAAATCCATTATTCATAACGACACTAGATCGGAACATGAAATCAGACGACACATTCGATTTCATTTCCCAAACAGTTACATCATTATCCGTGGTcaatttattaaacaatGTGTCCATTTCAGTGGATTGAAGCACTCGAGCATCATTTATCCAAACTGTTAAACCAGTGATATATTCATTACTTCCAGTTCGCAGCactaatttcaatttttcatcgaAAATGACAAAATCTCTTTCTGAATGTGATTTCTTGAGAGATGCCAAGTCTGTAGGGGATACCTTGCTATTGATCGGCAAATACAGCTCCATTGTTGACTGCTTTCTCTGTTTTCTCTGCCGTCTTAATGTTGAGTATCCTCTAAATCACAATGGTGAAATTTCATCGTACGCGTatacaaataaataaataaatatatcaatATACAGACAGTATTGTTATTATAGACAAGATTAGAATATTAGGACACCATTCATTTATATGTAAATCATCTTTCCCAAGGAATCAAATCCTATTTTGCGGTCCTTCTTACTATCACGGTTCCCACTCCCATATCTAAATCCTACTTGACCCACTCTGGCGTCAGTGAACTTGAAAATGGAACGGTCACCTTCTTTCACTGCACCGTAGAccaccttcttcttgtgCTTCTCTGATCCATTAGCATGATGACCTTGCGAATGCTCACCAACAGTGGCCAATTTCTCCAATGTCTTCACGGCTggttccaattccaaaacTTCGGCGGCATCCACAGGACCAAAAGGTTCAGATTCAGCAATGGTGATAAATCTCGATGACAAAGTCTTCTCAGGGACAGGAATTTCACTCAGATTCTCCCTTTGGAAAGTCAATTCGGGTTCAAAGATGGGGAACATACCATACATGGTTTTCGCAAAGGTGTCCAAACTTGGCGATATTCTATTATGCGATTCccatttcttttcaatagtCATCAATTTGACGATAGCTTCAATTCTTGGGATCTTCAACCCATATTTCTGAGACACTTGTTGCGTAGATTGACCCTGCACTTGAATCAACTCGTAAATCTCCTCCTTCAGTTCATTACTGATAATGTAATTAGTCTTACAATGCGGATTTGAGGGAAAAGGTTGCAGCATATTGGCTCCCTTCGCCGACACAGATCCATAGGAATCTCTCTCGGAAGACTCGGCCACTTCCACCAACTTCCCATCAGGCCTGATCACCATCGGTTTTCCCGTGACAGGATTGACCAAAGCTTGACCTCTCTCTCTGTTAGGTTTA harbors:
- the MSM1 gene encoding methionine--tRNA ligase MSM1 (ancestral locus Anc_5.176); protein product: MLRVTRSSSYHVRYYSVLPKVSHITTPIFYPNAKPHLGHLYSSLLCDVFHRWNKLNGTPSLLTTGTDEHGLKIQAASEKNGFSDPKLFVDKLYKEFVSLDTVFNIDFTRFIRTTDPDHIENVKLLWELCEKNGFIYQGTHNGWYSISDETFYPETKVIKDPKNKGKYINTESNNEVIYQSEVNYFFKLSQFRNKLIDHISNNEAFIYPASKRTEILNELKNTDLSQDLSISRPSSRLKWGIEVPGDSTQRIYVWFDALCNYVTSIGGIQSVIREAPLNQTPLQHKINNSTITPNQWWCNTTHLIGKDIARFHCIYWPSFLMAAGLPLPKQVVVHNHWLCNGVKMSKSLGNVVDPIEMADKYGADVVRWFLLENSKLDEDGDFQEDKVKSLRGLLVSKWGNLINRCCAKKFSINRAVNEFNSEGQYNLSDKDFINSLFENSETNISTDITKLITELNDLPQFMNEKIEHFHPGLFLRKCWSIINDANTLMQNGTPWNKNGLQQDALIFVCMEVSRILAILCQPMAPELTHNLLDFMNVDKDKRTLQYARIGFDQTYGKSCNTLNKGVPIARTLNSEA
- the PSD2 gene encoding phosphatidylserine decarboxylase 2 (ancestral locus Anc_5.174); translated protein: MRFIGHRGKHQSDNANLTLKIDVIQAQNIDVINKFDCNPICFVTTNTYYHNKTNKLKNSNTKWNQILKLKLPKNPKSEWLRVVIYDALPTMAPYSHSTSATATSMALNSPSISAASLNTMTSPSGSGRVKNIYNSSNGSPSPSGWDSPSFRNRYNFDDQEELNSSKTNNYLYLGEVRLSFFDIFKKKDTTTSYNFDVHPAWYPVYDRKRKTAMANDRIGEIQLGFKLESNSKKIPVFQSFNEWKNQLENNLENKKYMHDVTSSQTSLVNPKLSELVNNDARKVVSESDLAGSRTDSSSSSDVVSITSHPDLIVDEEDLDVEYDILSVVSSNNDLKNIDDGEDAIDLNLEENDEITKDDLFDIKEKGFDLQSMVTVLDEYDVVTPNSSNSATEGVGNIYESFNNFSEGTDDEEMEDTTDISFDSIGNTLLHLKKRTRMKKAKRSMSISSHHPSMNFHISKRIHASGVLYIKFDNIENLPPMKNKISRTTYIMDPFLITTFGRRVFKTSCKKHVLNPTFNEYAAFEVYPTETNHGFYFKVMDKDSFSYNDEVAECTLSWIDMMKEQGDACTWKTYKLPLKITSDSAPKDRKEAVLTIEMQFVPYNQLKENFWQKSVPNGAKKETFDIIELILFFERLGSFTDQDAVDFFKHFGKVAWTGDTITRQQLIEGLQSWNKSIDFRNVWRCPRCLKSCKATRPSRNSKLVLENDLITHFAICTFSGNHKLRKVSYVSTAFASKRWFSKMLIKLTYGNYVLGSNNANILVEDRDTGVIIDEKISAHVKLGMRVIYNGKGTESKKFKNLLKTMSVRQGKKFDSPSSIKNIEPFIKFHSLDLSQCEEVEFKTFNEFFYRKLKAGSRTPEGDNDTVLVSPADSRCAMFSSVHKSKEIWVKGDKFSISRLTRGFHSEVFNDKSCSLGIFRLAPQDYHRFHSPCNGKIGKPIYIEGEYYTVNPMAVRSSLDVFGENVRVIIPIKTPQFGTLLLIAVGAMMVGSIVLTLNEGDVVKRGQEVGYFKFGGSTIILVVPSKSVIFDSDLLKNSLEGIETLVKVGMSIGHSPESLEYRRQRVKIKNSKQLEQIKRSITVTEENAEDIGNVPWQYRALEKFIEHDPLDSLGTSDYDDDEKSASVP
- the PUS6 gene encoding pseudouridine synthase PUS6 (ancestral locus Anc_5.171); its protein translation is MVGEVYISNGLRKIRPYYSTRSSYAKGRWLGKPLLEILANEFRAHSKEYYLNQINLGHYRLLRDGCTLEPCQVLNTLIENKDIMVSMSHKHEAPVKQWCELEMENQDLPNRVAGFEIIYEDQDILVINKPAGIPVHPTGQFYQNTITEILKLHGKIALPCYRLDKITSGLLIMAKNAQTAGKIQERIRSRDMTKLYLARIQGKFPKLVDNPLEPIVPFTDPSLVTEVESDIYTIEPKKKFPTGLSPSRTAKTLFYPISYFPMDNSSLVACRPLTGRTHQIRIHLARLGYPIVNDTLYNKTKVKYPKRLEFMIQHQNWENSGLTENKLAEEFLNLIAESNEVFANKKRQTVHYKKCEECGSLEMDDPLTEELELWLHSWKYHDHQNTFSYETDFPSWARST
- the VMA9 gene encoding H(+)-transporting V0 sector ATPase subunit e (ancestral locus Anc_1.413): MSFYTVVAVFIVVAALSAGFWVVAPKKDQTVWRSTVILSLAMMFLMWAITYLCQLHPLVVPRRSDLRPEFAE